TGTCATTCACCAGCGTCGTCTCAACTCCACCTTCTTCTTTGTCTCCGGCGGTTTAACGCCGCCTCCGACCACCACCGTGATACCTTTATCCTAACATCATTTGATTGACTATCCTACACCTCTATTGATAAATCTCATAGAAGTTTTTGGAAATTTGGAGGAAACCCTAGCCCCATGGATCTGGCGTCGATCTGCTAGTGCAAGGCCATCACTTGCTCAAATCTGCCGGTCGAAATGTCCGAACCCGAGCCGGAGCAGCCCGAGGGCCCCGGGCCCGAGCTcgagcccgagcccgagcccATCCCCCGCTTTCGGCCGTCCTCGTCCTCGGTGCTGGACAGCGACGACCTTCTTCCTGGGGTActgcgccgcctcccgccgcggcCCGCCTCCCTACCCCGCGCCTCCCTCGTCTGCAGGCGATGGCACCACCTCGTCACCTCCAGGAACTTCCTCCGCGAGTTCCGCGAGttccaccgcgcgccgccggtccTCGGCTTATTCCACAACACCTACCtcggcgccgccgaccgccgcttcgtcgccgccgtcgccccgcctGACCGTATCCCGGGCTCGCTCTTCCGAATTCCGTGCGGCCGGTaccaccggagctggaggttTCTGGACTGCCACCACGGCCGGGCGCTCCTCCTCTGCCCGATGGGGCCCCGCCGCGAGGTCCTCGTGTGGGACCCCATgaccggcgcgcgccgccgcgcgcccctgccCCCGGATGCCGGGGACGTCCGTCACGGGGCGGTGCTCTGCTCCTGTGGCCACGTCCGCGACTGCCGGTCCAGCCAATTCCAGGTAGTCCTGGTGTGGTTTGAGCTGGGGTTGACACATCTCAGGCGGGCTGTCGCTGCCGTCTACTCGTCGGAGTCCGGCGCGTGGAGCCACATCATCGCCGTGCAGGCGCCGTTCGTGTCTACTGCCAGCAACGCGAGCAAGCCCGGCACGCTTGCCGGCAACGCTGTCTACTGGTTGATTCCGGGGAGCCTCGTCCTTGAATTCGACGCGGTGACACGCAATTTAGCCATGATCTCGGTGCCAGCATATACGGCAGGGTCTCTCTACTGGCAATGCCAGCTTGTGCTGACTGACGCGAAGGAGCTTGGGCTCGCCATGGTGACAGAAATCAGCATCAAGCTGTGGAAGAGGGACAGCGGGAACGCCTGTGGATGGTCGATGTACAGCTCCGTTCAACTGGAGGGCTGCCTCCCCCCGAGGAAATGGATGCAGGAACAGCCGTCGTTGCTGGGGTATCATGAGGAAAGCAATGCAATTTTTGTGTGGGTTGAGGCTGGCGTGTTCATGATCCAGCTCGAGTCGATGCAATCAAGGCTGCTGTGCCAAGGTGCCAGTAACTTCGAGATTTATCCCTTTGCGGGTTTCTACAACAGAGGTACTTTCTTGTCTTTGTAGTGCAGAAACAATGTGTTACGCAGTCAAGTTATTCATTGTGATTATTTGTCAAAATGATGTATTCCTTGGGTGTTAAATAACGTATTGTTATGTGTGGCATTATAGTATAGCCAGAGAGCAGTACAAAGCTGCTGTGTGTTTGTCTTCATGATGGTTACAGACTTCTGTTATTGGGTTTTCTGAATGAATCGTATAGATCTAAAGGCATGACTAAATGCTGGCGTGTTTGAGCTGCCTGTTGTTATCCCGTGCCTTTTGGCTAGTGTTGATTAGGCTTTATGTGTAATCTTTTTTTGTTAGATAGGTAGGGAGCCATGAATGGGAACGATGGAACTTCAGCATTTCTCTCTGGTACAGTAGATGTTTGATGTTTCCACCAGTTTCATGGTAACTGTCTCAGTGATATACTGGTGCAAATGATGAACTGTATGCACGAGAATTTAAAAGATTCAGGGCATTATTTATGATTAGCAGAAGCAGACAAATCAATGTTGAAATTCTGTACTAGTTCATATGCTATTACTACTTCGGAGCCTGTAGTAGGCTTGCAGTTCTCCATTTCATATGTCAGCAGTCAGCACTATGCTACAAGTAAAGCATCTTCCTTTCCCCTAACCAGATTGTTTTTTGATGAACTCACTCAACGCAGGTGATGCCATAGCAGGAGCACCAGGAGACGACGACGTAGACGCTCACTGGCCTACGGCCACTGTGAACATGTGGCACTACGAGGACCTTCGGGGGGACTCGCACGGGCCATACTCAATAGTGAGTCTGCAGCGTTGGAGCGGCAATGGTTTCTTCACCGAGGGTTTCAACGTGTGGAGAACCGACGAGACTAAGGAGCAGGCGATCCCGCTGACCGACGCCATGCTGAGCCTGTGACTGACTTGGTAATCCCCGTGTTAGTGTCTGCTGTGCTAGTGTCTGTCTTGAGTTCAGGAGCCTGGATGTGGTGTTTTAAGGTTTCGGTGAGACTCATCTGTTGTTTGGTGCCTGGTACTAGCAAGCATTGCCACCAGGCTATATTTGTATGGTACCTGTTATGTTTCAGAGTTGTTTGTTAATCGACTTTAAGTGGTTGTtgtcatgctagttcttgtgtGATTTATCTGTGTCGCGCCGCCCACTACTGCCGAGCGGATCTCGTCGGCGACTCACCGCCGATCGAGACAAAGGTGCATCGAGGAAATGTGATCTTCCGGCGAGCTGATCTTGAGCAGTCGAGGTTTTCCTTGGGCCAAGCTTATTCAAGCTGAGCTCTGTCTCTGTTACAGAGTTTACTACAGGTGGGGAGTTAAGTGAAATTGGCGCCAGTTCGAACCTGAAGAAATGTCACTGAGCTTGCACACGATCTGAAGACGACTGCCTGTCTGCCTCCATGCTCAGCTCAGTCACCAT
This portion of the Panicum virgatum strain AP13 chromosome 2N, P.virgatum_v5, whole genome shotgun sequence genome encodes:
- the LOC120661496 gene encoding uncharacterized protein LOC120661496; its protein translation is MSEPEPEQPEGPGPELEPEPEPIPRFRPSSSSVLDSDDLLPGVLRRLPPRPASLPRASLVCRRWHHLVTSRNFLREFREFHRAPPVLGLFHNTYLGAADRRFVAAVAPPDRIPGSLFRIPCGRYHRSWRFLDCHHGRALLLCPMGPRREVLVWDPMTGARRRAPLPPDAGDVRHGAVLCSCGHVRDCRSSQFQVVLVWFELGLTHLRRAVAAVYSSESGAWSHIIAVQAPFVSTASNASKPGTLAGNAVYWLIPGSLVLEFDAVTRNLAMISVPAYTAGSLYWQCQLVLTDAKELGLAMVTEISIKLWKRDSGNACGWSMYSSVQLEGCLPPRKWMQEQPSLLGYHEESNAIFVWVEAGVFMIQLESMQSRLLCQGASNFEIYPFAGFYNRGDAIAGAPGDDDVDAHWPTATVNMWHYEDLRGDSHGPYSIVSLQRWSGNGFFTEGFNVWRTDETKEQAIPLTDAMLSL